Proteins from one Cryptomeria japonica chromosome 4, Sugi_1.0, whole genome shotgun sequence genomic window:
- the LOC131056797 gene encoding probable CDP-diacylglycerol--inositol 3-phosphatidyltransferase 2: protein MAKHKEKDLKSWPIYLYVPNLIGYARIVANIIAFGESFSNKNLFTALYFFSFVCDELDGRFARMLDQASTFGAVLDMVTDRVSTAALLVVLSHLYRPCFAFFLALLALDIASHWLQMYSTFLSSKTSHKDVKDSKSWLVKVYYQHRLFMGYCCIGAEVLYLVLYLLSEDQPHGVIKVFMAGIKRKSPLMLLGLLALPGWAIKQIVNVVQLKTAADICVLYDLERKKRP, encoded by the exons atggcaaaacataaagaaaaagatCTCAAATCATGGCCAATTTATCTTTATGTTCCAAATCTTATTG GATATGCAAGGATAGTGGCAAATATTATAGCATTTGGAGAGAGCTTCTCCAACAAAAATCTCTTCACTGCTCTCTATTTTTTCAG TTTTGTCTGTGATGAATTGGATGGACGTTTTGCCCGCATGCTCGACCAAG CATCTACTTTTGGAGCTGTGCTTGACATGGTCACAGACAG GGTGAGCACTGCTGCTCTACTGGTGGTCCTTTCACATCTTTATAG GCCGTGCTTTGCATTCTTTTTAGCTTTGCTTGCCCTTGATATTGCAAGTCATTGGTTACAAATGTACAG TACATTCCTTTCAAGCAAAACAAGCCATAAAGATGTAAAGGATAGCAAGAGCTGGCTTGTTAAGGTTTATTATCAACACCGTCTATTCATGGGTTACTGTTGTATTGGTGCTGAG GTTCTTTATTTGGTATTATACCTTCTTTCTGAAGATCAACCACATGGTGTGATCAAG GTATTTATGGCTGGCATAAAACGGAAATCTCCACTGATGCTTCTTGGCTTGTTGGCTTTGCCGGGGTGGGCAATTAAGCAAATTGTCAATGTAGTACAG